A single Rhopalosiphum padi isolate XX-2018 chromosome 4, ASM2088224v1, whole genome shotgun sequence DNA region contains:
- the LOC132929032 gene encoding thyrotropin-releasing hormone-degrading ectoenzyme-like: MSKFLLLTFVCSLTALHNGKGLAAIAGDINNENDGTNYRLPDSTEPVSYDLRITPDIENLSFHGQVDIVVKSKQYTTEVILNSKDLILSSVPSFQDLKTNRSIEIKSYAFDERNEWLVVKLKKSIIPQRLYKFTVVFSGILRDDYTGFHKYFYDSGNHSRWIALTQFKPIYARRAFPCYDEPKFKTPYTISIGRQNQHSALSNMPLNYSEIHQQNGWVWDHFKTTKPIPTYLVAFMVSDFDKNYINGDNIAMHTRKEYIEYTTYMMGKAPNLLRGVETFTQIPYMLPKLDLVGVPLLNAYSMENWGLNSYEEFYVTLSKDSQTEDKIQGSMTVLHEILHQWFGNMVTTPWWDNAWLNEGMCNYLNYYITSMIEPEWDMEESFVEKVHQYALSWDEYDDTHPLTFAVSSPDDIENAFDTITIDKSAALFRMLKCVVGEENFRTSVNKYLNDFAYMEAEPEDLWDTFDYVLYDADNLIEDDITINNYMDLWTKQPGYPLITVKSANNGSVVASQKRFCLSNPRRTTDNVKWFVGLTYTTESEMDFEELTPTVWMKPTEEHTALTVPENFGWIIVNIQSTGFYRVNYDEKNWKLLLIQLITNPDRIHVLNRAQIVDDVYHLCRAALLPYDYYTSLLEYLLMEDHVMPWNAAITGLSSTMDSIRRYPTEYLKFKKYAKGLADILYDKLSENQIVQIQNATTRIGWSRLLTWTCSVGNSRCAKSASRHFDAWMTGHEIPHEMEEAALCAGMKKGNIAALSKIHKLYSTTRSPSQKKIILRALACTDNIQMLMSHLDLMRLDDVDHGSLQSFKTVCDNVVTTPVGVKALSSFLIQKLNAIQSSPIRDNLNKYIVVAYSALAPKVATDDEIAVMDKIRGSVISADLKIVLDEIYQKIESNLLWMERDHKKIMRAIKI, from the exons CGGCATTGCATAATGGCAAAGGCTTGGCCGCGATCGCCGGGGACATCAATAACGAAAACGACGGTACAAATTACCGTTTGCCGGATAGCACGGAACCAGTGTCTTACGACTTGCGGATAACGCCCGACATCGAAAATCTCTCATTTCACGGTCAAGTCGACATCGTCGTGAAGTCCAAACAGTACACGACGGAGGTAATCCTTAACTCGAAGGATTTGATCTTGTCTTCTGTTCCAAGTTTTCAGGACTTGAAGACGAACCGGAGCATCGAGATAAAGAGTTACGCGTTCGACGAGCGCAACGAATGGTTGGTCGTCAAactcaaaaaatcaattattccgCAGCGGCTTTACAAGTTTACCGTCGTATTCAGCGGAATCCTGAGAGACGACTATACCggatttcataaatatttctaCGACTCCGGCAATCACTCGAG ATGGATAGCTTTAACTCAGTTCAAACCGATATACGCCAGACGAGCATTTCCATGTTACGACGAACCAAAATTCAAGACTCCATACACGATATCGATCGGCAGGCAAAACCAACATTCTGCGTTGTCCAATATGCCCCTTAATTACAGTGAAATCCA tcaacAAAACGGTTGGGTGTGGGATCACTTTAAAACTACAAAACCAATACCCACGTATTTAGTGGCTTTTATGGTATCGGATTTTGACAAAAACTATATAAACGGCGACAATATTGCCATGCACACGCGTAAAGAGTATATCGAATATACAACGTATATGATGGGAAAAGCACCAAACTTACTCAGAGGCGTGGAAACTTTCACTCAAATACCGTATATGTTACCGAAGTTGGATTTGGTCGGCGTTCCTTTACTGAACGCTTACAGCATGGAGAATTGGGGACTGAATTCTTACGA agaATTTTACGTTACCTTATCAAAAGATTCGCAAACAGAGGACAAAATACAGGGATCCATGACCGTTCTACACGAGATCCTACACCAGTGGTTCGGTAACATGGTGACCACTCCTTGGTGGGACAACGCGTGGTTGAACGAGGGCATGTGCAACTACTTGAACTATTACATAACGAGTATG ATCGAGCCCGAATGGGACATGGAAGAGTCGTTCGTAGAGAAAGTTCACCAATACGCATTGTCTTGGGACGAATACGACGATACGCATCCTTTGACGTTCGCAGTGTCGTCTCCCGACGACATCGAAAATGCTTTTGACACCATAACAATCGATAAAAGCGCGGCGCTTTTTAGGATGTTAAAATGCGTGGTGGGCGAAGAGAACTTCAGGACTTCGGTAAACAAATATCTCAATGATTTTGC GTACATGGAAGCGGAACCGGAAGACTTGTGGGATACGTTTGATTACGTGCTTTACGACGCCGATAACTTAATCGAAGACGATATTACGATCAATAACTATATGGATTTGTGGACGAAACAGCCCGGATATCCGCTGATAACGGTGAAGTCGGCGAATAATGGTTCAGTTGTTGCATCACAG AAACGTTTTTGTCTATCGAATCCGCGCCGGACCACCGACAACGTGAAATGGTTTGTGGGCTTGACGTACACCACCGAGTCCGAAATGGACTTCGAAGAGCTCACGCCGACCGTTTGGATGAAACCCACCGAAGAGCATACGGCATTGACCGTTCCCGAAAATTTCGGATGGATAATCGTCAACATCCAATCGACCG GGTTCTACAGGGTGAATTACGACGAAAAAAATTGGAAACTGCTGTTGATCCAGTTGATAACAAACCCCGACCGGATACACGTGCTAAACAGAGCGCAAATCGTAGACGACGTGTATCACCTGTGCCGAGCCGCGCTGCTGCCGTACGATTATTACACTTCGCTGCTCGAGTACCTGTTGATGGAGGACCACGTGATGCCTTGGAACGCGGCTATCACCGGTTTATCGTCGACCATGGACTCCATCCGGCGATATCCCACagaatatttaaagttcaaa AAATACGCAAAGGGCTTGGCGGACATTTTGTACGACAAATTATCAGAAAACCAGATCGTCCAGATCCAAAACGCAACGACGAGAATCGGCTGGAGCAGACTGTTGACGTGGACGTGCAGCGTGGGCAACTCGCGTTGCGCGAAATCTGCGTCGAGACACTTTGACGCGTGGATGACCGGACACGA AATACCACATGAAATGGAAGAAGCTGCTCTGTGCGCGGGCATGAAAAAAGGAAATATCGCTGCTTTGTCGAAGATTCACAAGCTCTATAGCACGACGCGATCACCATCACAGAAAAAAATCATTCTGAGAGCATTGGCTTGTACCGACAACATCCAAATGCTGATGag tcatctGGATCTGATGCGATTGGATGACGTGGACCATGGAAGCCTGCAATCTTTCAAAACTGTTTGCGACAACGTCGTGACCACACCAGTGGGCGTTAAAGCTCTTTCCAGTTTCTTGATACAGAAACTGAACGCGATTCAATCGTCACCGATTCGCGATAACCTGAACAAGTACATTGTTGTTGCGTACTCAGCATTAGCGCCCAAAGTAGCGACGGACGACGAAATCGCTGTT ATGGACAAGATAAGGGGATCTGTCATATCGGCCGACTTGAAAATCGTGCTAGACGAAATTTATCAGAAAATCGAATCAAATTTGTTGTGGATGGAGCGagatcataaaaaaatcatgagGGCAATCAAAATCTGA